CTACCCGATCGGCTCCGCGGAGGTGGGCGGCTTCATCCGCGGCTCGCTCCTGGGCGACCTGGCGGGTAAGCACGTCGCGACGCTGGAGAGGATCGTCGCGCCGAATCCGAGAAAGATCAAACGCGTGCTCAACCTGCTGCGGGTGACGGAGGCCATCATCGAGGGCACGCCGCGCCTCGCCGGGTTACAGCCCGACCTGGTCGTGCGCCTGGTGGTGCTGCGCGTGCAGAGCCCCGAGCTGTTCATGGACGTGGTGCGGCAGCCGGCGCTGCTGGTGGCTCTGGAGCTGGTCCACCAGGACAAGCTGGCCACCGACGCGCTCCAGGGCTTCCAGCTGCGCTTCGGCGCGCGGGCCGAGGAGATCCAGGCCTTGACGAAGGCGTACCACGGCAGGCACGACTTCCTCGCGCCGCTGTTCACCGGCTCGGCGTTCGAGCCGGCCGCCGCCGAGCTGCCCGACTACCTGACCATGATCGGTGGATGAGATGCACCCCGCCGACGCCCGCTACGAGCTCTACGGCCTGGAGGAGAACCCCTACGCCGTCAGGCCTCTGGACGCCGTCGCCTGCGACTCCGACCGCGAGCTGCTGCTCGAGCTGGCCGGCATCCGCCTGCGGGCGATCGAGGAGGCCGTCCGGCGGGCGGTCGCCAGGAGGCGGCCCGCTTTCTTCCTGATCACCGGTGTGGGCAAGAGCGGCCGGACCTCGCTGGCCAACCACGTGATGCGCCTCTACAGGGACGCCTGCGACAGGCCGGACTACACGTTCGTGACCCATGAGGCCGAGCCGGAGGACATGACGCACGACGCGTACGCGCAGATGTGCTCCACGCTGCTCGACCTGCGCAACAAGATGAACGAGTGCGCGATCAGGATCCCCGACGAGCTGCGCGCCCGCTTCACCGAGCTGAGCCGCCGCAGCAGCACGGACCCGATGAACGAGTACGACCTGCAGGAGATCGCCGGGTTCGCCGGCGCCACCTTCGCCGCCGCGAACGTCGGCTTCGGCATCCGGTACGAGAGCGTGCCGACCAAGAAGCTGATCTGGCTGGCCACCAAGGTGTTCGAGAGCACGAGCACGGTCGTCGTCTTCATCGTGGACGCCTACGACCACGCCAACACCGCCCAGCTGACCATGGCCGACCGGGAGCGGTTCGCCACGCGGGGGCAGATCGTGGACCTGGGCACCCTGACGCCGGAGCAGATCGCCGAGCTGGCCCGCCGCCGGTGGAACGGCAGGCCGCCCCCGCCCTTCCACGACGAGGGGCTCAGGGACGCCCTGAGCGGTCGCACGTACACCGTGGGCCAGGCCATGCGGCGGCTGGAGCTGCTGCTCGAGTTCCGCCTCAGAGAGTACGAGAAGGACGACCCGTGGCCGACGGCCGACCTGCACATGCCCGAGAACTGGCTGCGGCTGAGGATCTGGCAGGGCGACAGATGGAACGGGCTTGGAGGCATCCATGGCTGACTACCCGCGGCGCAACCCCTTCCCGGCCCGGGGCACCTCCAGCGCGGAGGAGACCTCCCTGCCCGGCTTCCTGAGCGACTGGTCGCGCCAGACCCCCACCGCGATCCTCCCTGGCGTGCGCGGCGCCGTGCGGGTGGCAAGGGCGTACCTCGAGGGCTTCCCTCGCGACGGCGCGCTCAGCTGCGTGTACGGCGCCCACGGCACCGGCAAGACACACGCCGCCCGCCACATGATGGCGTTCGTCCACAGTGAGAACCCCGAGGCGATCCAGGTCTACCTGCGCTTCCAGGAGGACGACTTCGTCGCCGCCTACCGCCGCCTGGTCTCCCAGCTGCCGCAGACGCTGCTCGCCGACCTGAGCCTGAGCTACCTGGGCACGATCGAGGACGACCTGGCCGCCAGAGCGGCTGTCCCCGCCGCGGGCGAGCCGATGGAGCTGCTCGGCGCCGACCAGGTCGAGACCGGGGAGGTGCTGGAGGAACAGGCCAAGGAGATCGCCGCCGTGGCCGGCGACGCGCCGAGGTTCCAGCGGGCGCTGTCGTACCTGATCAGGCCCGGCTACTCCGAGGCCGCCTACGACTGGCTGTGCGGCAGGCCGATCAGCGCCGAGGCCGCGGCCGCGATCGGGGTCGGCGGCCGGATCGACGACCCCGTGACCTGCCGCTACGGCCTGCAGCTGCTGACCACGCTGGTGACCAGGGGCGGGCGGCCGTTCGTGGTGGTGCTCGACCAGTGCGAGAAGTTCCTGCTGGAGGACGGCGAGCCGGTGCCCGCCAACGCCGGTCTCCTTCAGGGCCTGGTCGAGGTGATCCCGCGGGCCCGCGGGCTGCTGCTGCTCGTGACCAGCGAGAGCGGATGGGACGCCATGCCGCAGGACCTGCGCCAGCGGCTCGGCGCCGGAGCCTGTCACCTGCTGCCGCTCACGCCGGACGAGGCGCGGCAGGTGCTGGCGGCGTACATCGGCGCCGCTTCCAAGGGCTCCTCCGACGGCATCCGGCCGTTCACCGAGAAGGGCCTGCTGGAGCTGCTGCGCCACAGCAGCGGCAACATCCGCCTGCTGCTGCAGTTCGCCTGGTCGAGCTTCGAGGACGCGGCGCCGCGATCGTCGCCGATCGACGCCGGAGTGGTCGCTCGTGCCGCGGCCCGCCACAGCCGCTCCCCCAGCCTCGCCCGTCTGGCGATGCTCGTCGAGAACGAGCTGCACGCGGGCGGGCTCAGCGCGGAACGGGTCGAGGAGAACGGCCGGATCATGTCGTTCCGGCTGCCCGACCGGGGCGAGCCACGAGTGGTGATCAAGCTGTCCGAGGCGGTGTTCTTCGACGACGAGGCGCTGAACGCGACCGAGCTCGTCGGCTCCACCGCCCGCTCGACCTTCACGGCGCTGCTGGTCACGGGGTACGTCAGCCCGCTGGTGCTGGACGTGCTGCGTGGCGCGCTGCACGCGGTGCTGGTGGCCGACGGCTCCGCCGGCTTCGCCCGCGAGCTGCACGGGCTCGTCGAGCGGATCGCCTCCATGCCCGCACGGAACGCCCGGTGGGGCGAGTTCGACCTGACCGCGCGAGCACGCCTTGAGGAGCTGTACGCCGACCGGCTCGGCGAGGCGGCGACGCTGCGCCACGAGCTCGCCAAGCTGGCCGAGCGGCTGGAGGACGACCAGCGCAGACCGCGTCCCGGCTGGCCCGCCCGGCGCGCGGACCTGGTGGAGCGCGTCTCCCAGGCCAGGGCCGAGCGCGCCGCGGCCGACTGGGAGGAGTTCCGCAGGAGCCGCACCGACGTCGTCAACCAGCGGGAGACGCTGCTCGGCTGGCTGGCCGTGGCCGTCGGCGCGACGGCGGTGCTGACCGTCATCGCCCTGGCGACCGCCTCGCTCCACACGATCCCGTTGAGCGCGGCGCTGGTGGCGGGAGCGCTCGGCGCGGCGGTCGGCGCCGTGCTCGCCCAGAGGAGACTGGCCGCGGTCAGGGTGGGCCATCCGAAGGCGGTCCTGCGGTCCGAGCGCGACCTCGACCGGCTCGCCCGCGAGACCGTGCCCGACGCCCGCTCCGTCGATCCGCTCAGGCGCTACGCCTACGCGCTCAAGGAGGACCCGGACGAGGCCTATCCCCAGCTGGCGGAGGCCCTGCTGCGGGAGTCGCTGCCCCTCGTCAGGCAGGCCATGGGGCACCGCCTGGCCGCTTCCACCCGCCTGGCCGCGGACTGCGTGCCCGAGGTGCTGCGCGGGCGGCGCGAGGGCGTGCCCGAGATCCTGCTGCTGCTGACGCGCAGGCAGCGGCGCGCCGAGTCGGGGCCGCCGCGCGCGCTCCGCGACCTGCCACCCGAGCTGCGCGTGCTCCTCGCGCTCGCCAACCCGGACGCGCTCGAACTGGCCGACGGCGCCCTCACGCAGCAACCCGCCGACCTGGCGCTGGAGGCGCTCGGCGTGCGCGGGCCGCAGCACCTGCTCGCGCTGGCCTTCCGCGGCGGCGTGCCTCAGACCGCGCCGATCGAGATCCCGCCGACCGCGCTCAGAGCCACCGCGCACCTGCTGTCCCCACTGGAACGCGACGGGCTCGGCACATACGACTGGCTCCCGGTGATCACGAAAATAGATGATCTATACCTATTTTTCGAGGAATTGCTCTATTACCAAGAGGAAATTCGCTCTAGCAGCCATAAATCTTGACTAGCCCTCGAAGTCGTGAGACATAGGGACCGGGGCCAGCGCCGTTCCCGCTCGATCGAGCCCAGGATGGGGCGCACGACGCATAAGGGGTAGCCGTTGTTAGGAAGCCCTGATTCGCAGCCGCTGCTCACCGGGGGATTCCCCGAATTACTCGACGTCGAGGCGCTGCTGGCGGGCGGCTGGAAACCGCTGGCGTTCCAGCAGTTCATTCTGAAGATCCACAGCCGCTGCGATCTCGCCTGCCGCCACTGCTACGTGTACGAGATGGCGGACCAGGGCTGGCGCGACCAGCCCCGCCGAATGTCCGACGCCATCGCCGACCGGGCCATCGAGCGGATCGCGGAGCACGCCACCCGGCACGACCTGCCGGAGATCGACGTCGTCCTGCACGGCGGCGAGCCGCTGCTCGCGGGTCCCGGCCTCATCTCCCGGCTCGTACGCGGCATCCGGGGCGCGGTCAAGACCGGCACCCGGGTCAACGTGAACATCCAGACCAACGCGGTCCGGCTCGACGAGGAGTACCTGCGGCTGTTCGAGTCGCTGGAGATCCGCGTCGGGGTGAGCATGGACGGCTACGCGGAGGGGCACGACCGGCACCGGCGCTTCGCCAACGGGCGCGGCAGCCACGCCCTGGTCAGCGAGTCGCTGCGGCGGCTGACCGCGGGGCCGTACCATCACCTGTTCAGCGGGATCCTGTGCACGGTGGACGTGCGTAACGATCCGCTGCGCACGTACGAGGCGCTGCTGGAGCACGACCCGCCCGCGGTCGATTTCCTGCTCCCGCATGGCAACTGGGCGACGCCCCCGCCCTTCCGCGTGCCGGGCTCCCCCGAGACGCCGTACGCCGACTGGCTGATCACGGTCTTCGACCGCTGGTACGACAGCCCGGTCCTGCAGACCGAGATCCGGCTGTTCCGCGAGATCATGCGCCTGCTGATGGGCGGCCACTCCCGGGCGGAGTCCGTCGGGCTGTCGCCGATACGCATGATCGTGATCGAGACCAACGGCAGCATCGAGCAGTCGGACATCCTGAAGAGCGCCTACCACGGCGCGCCCGAGACCCGGCTGCACATCCTGCGGGACCCGCTGGACGCGGCGCTGCGGCATCCGTCGATCGTCGCACGGCAGATCGGCGAGCTGGCGCTCTCCCCCGACTGCCGCCGCTGCGAACTCGTGTCCACCTGCGGCGGCGGCCTCTACGCCCACCGCTACAGCCCGGATGCCGGCTTCTCCGAGCGCTCGGTCTACTGTCCCGACCTGTACCGGCTGATCTCGTACATCGGCGCGCGGTGCGAGCGCGACCTCGCCCGGCTGCGGGGAGCGGGATGAGCCCGTCTCCGCACCTGATCTCCCGTAGGTCGTTCTCCGGGCTGGCCACCGGCGAGGGCGGCGCGAAGGCGGTGGAGGAGCTCTGCGCCGCGCAGGAGAGCAAGCACCGGCTGCTGGTGGCGCTGCTCGTGGACGAGGCCGGAGCGCACCGGCACGCAGCCCTCGTGGCCCGCGCCTCCGAGGCGCTGGATGAGATGGAGGCGGACGCCCCCGAGGAGGTCGGCCGCCTGCTGCGCCACCCCGCGGTGGGCGCGTGGGCGCTGAGCGCGTGCCGGGGCCGCGCGGACCCCGGGCGGCTGGCGGCGGTCGCCCTGGCCGCGGCCGTGCTCACGCGTACCGCCTGCCGCCTGGACGTGCCGGTCGGTGGCCGCATCATGCTGCCCTCCGTGGGCCTGCTGAGCCTGCCCGGCGGGCTGCCGGAGGTGGCCGAGGTGTCGGTCGAGCCCGTGGACGGCGGGGCCGAGCTGCGGGTCGGCGGCCGTACGTACCGGGTGGACGTGGCGGGCGACCGGCCGGGCTGGCAGGTGCTCCATCGGGTCCCCGTCGCGCCCGGCGTGACGATGACCATCGACGACCTCGACCCGTACCGCTGGCCTGGGGACGACGCCGACGGCCGCCTGAGCGGCGAACGGCGGCGCACGTGGGTCGCCCGCCTGCGCGAGGCGTGGGAGATCCTGGGCGCGCGCCACCGGACGGTGGCGAGTGAGGTGGCCGCCGCGGTCTCGGTGCTCACGCCCGTGGTCGCCCGGACGACCGACCAGTACAGCGCCTCGGCGCGGGTCACGTTCGGCACGATCGCGCTGTCCGACCCGATCGACGGCCTGGGCATGGCGCTGACCCTCGCCCACGAGCTCCAGCACGCCAAGCTGGACGCGCTCAGCGCGGTGGTGGAGCTGACCCTGCCCGACGACGGGCGCCGCTTCTACGCGCCCTGGCGCCCGGACCCGCGCCCGCTCTTCAGCCTGCTGCACGGCGTGTACGCGCACGCGGGCGTGGCCGGGTTCTGGCGGCGGCACACTCAGGACGCCGAGCACGGCACGCGGGCCCAGGTCGAGTTCGCCCACTGGCGCGAGGCGGCGTACCAGGCGAGCCGGACGCTCCTCGACAGCGACGGGCTGACCGAGGCCGGCACCCACTTCGTGGCCACGCTCCGCGACACGCTGGGGCGCTGGCGGGCCGAGCCGGTGACACCTGCCGCCGCCGCCCAGGCCCGCCTGCGGTCCGAGCACCACAGGGAGGCCTGGGTCAGGACGAACACCCAGGTCTAGATGCAATGCCGCTTAGTTAAGGGCTTGGGCTGAGAGTCAAGGGTCTGTGATGAGGATGTCGATGCTGATGGTGGCCTTGTAGCTGGTCCGATCGACGGTGCCCTTGGCGTTGTACTTGGAGATCGCACGTTTGACGACGCGGGGTCGGGTGCGGACCCGCCGGGCGGGCATGAGGTCGGCCAGGATGTGGCTGCCGATGGTGCCGACCAGGTCGATGACGGTGTCGGCGATGATGCCCGCGGCTTGGATAACCAGGTCGCGGGCGGTGTGCAGGGCGATGGTGAAGCTGGCCCGGTCGGGGTCGATCCCGTGCTGGGTGCTGGTGGCGTCGGCCATCGCCAGGCGCAGGAGCTGGTAGGTGAGCAGCAGGGCGTACATCTCCTGGTCGAGGCCGTCGGGGGTGCGGGCGCGCAGCACGCGTCCGCCGAGGATGGTGGATTTCACCTCCAGATAGGCCGTCTCGATCTCCCACCGCTCGTGGTAGAGCGCGATCAGCTCGGCGGCGGGATGGGTGCGGTGCTCGGTCAGGGTGGTGACCAGCCGGTACAGGCCGGTACAGGCCGGTGCGGCGGCCGGTGGCCGTGGCGATGGCGATCTCGCAGTCGATGACGCGGACCGCGACCGGGCCGAGCATCGACAGGTAAGAGCCGTCGGCCAGGCGGCGCAGCACCGGCAGCCGGCGGCCGTTCTTGACCCGGACCAGCGTCTGGGCACCGGTCGCCGCGATCGCACTCACCAGCGCCTGGGCGGCAAAGTTCCGGTCCAGCAGCACGATCATGCCCGCGTGCAGGCTGCGTACCAGTCGCGGCGCGTATGTCGTCTCCCCATCGGTGGTCGTGCCGAACACCGCGTCCAGCAGGGTGCGGGTGCCGCAGGAAATCAGCACCAGCAGCCGGATCTGCGGATACCCCGAGCTGCCGTGGTTGCAGCGCTGCCGGGACAAGACCCTCAGATTCGCCGCGGTGTCGGGCACCGCGATCGTGGTGCCGTCGATCGCGCAGACCCGCCATCCCCGCCACCACACGCCCGGGGTGGCGATCCCCGCGGCCGGGCCGCGCAGCAGCTCCCACAGCCACCGCACCGGCTCGACCCCCACCCGTCGGCGGGCCTGCACCAGCGCACTGGCCGTCGGAACGGCGACCTTCAGCCCGGTCAGCCCGGCCGTCAGTCTCTGCCATACCTGCCGCCAGCCCAGCTCCGGAAACAAGCACCCGGCCAGCAGTAGGTACACCACCACTCGCGAGGGTAGATCTCGCACGCGCGTCTGCGTCCTGCCCGTCTGCGCCAGCGCCTCATCGACCATCTCGAACGGGATGAGCCGGGTCAGCTCACCCAGATGACCGGGCGCGAACGCTCCTGCGGCAACCACCACATCACGACGCATGACAGACTGGACATCCAACGGAGCTCCTGCCGAACAGTGATCTTGGTCGACACCGTTCTAGCAGGCGCTCCGTTGCTGTCTCCGCTGGCTTGACCGACTCGTCACAACGCTAACTAAGCGGCATTGGGTCTAGATGGGCGGCGGATCGAAGTCGCTGTGGAGCCGCTCGCCGGCGAGCACCGACAGGGTCTCGGGGTGGTCGCGCCCGAGGACCGTGTCCAGCCGCCGCGTCGTGTCCGCCAGCAACCGCTCGGCCTCCCTCTCGCTGCCCGTGGCCCGCAGGTCGAAGCTCAGGTTGGCGGCGCACACGAGGCTGAGGTAGTGGTCGGGGCCGAAGGCCGCCTGGATGCGCCGGTGGTTCTCCTCGCCCAGGCTGCGGGCCTCGTCGTGCCGGCCGAGCGCGGCCAGGTCGTTCTGCAGGTTGATGGCGCAGCTCACGGTGTAGTCGTGGTCGGCGCCGAGCCGCTCGGTGAGGCCGGCCAGGGCCCGTTCGCTGATCTGGCGTGCCTTGACGGGGTCGCCGTTCAGGCGCGTGAGCAGCGCCAGGTTGATGCTGCACGCGTGGGTGAACGGGTGGTCAGGGCCGAACACGTTGGGATAGTGGTCGAGCCCGCGCTTCGCCAGCTGCAGCGCCTCCGCGACGTCGCCGTCGGCGCGCAGGGCGTTGGACAGGCCGAGGGCCGCGGCCATCGTGTCGGCGTGCACGTCCCCGTACAGCCGCTCCAGACGGGTGTGGGTGTCCCTCAGGAGCTCCAGGGCCTCGGGGAGCCGCCCGCTCCGGCGCAGGGAGATCGCGTAGTCCTTGGCCGCCAGCAGGGCGATGGGGTGGTCGTCGCCGAGCTGCGCCACGCCGTACTGGTACGCCTCCTCGGCCATGTCGGTGGCGATCTGGACCTGGCCGCCGAGCCGCACGGCTCGGCTCAGGTTGGTCCAGGTGGAGAGCAGGACGCGGCGCCCGACGCCTTCCGCGCTGCTCCGCTGCAGGTAGACGTCCTGGAGCAGCCTCCCGGCCGCGTCGTAGTCGCTCGTCAGCGCGTAGTCGATCGCCAGGTTGTTACGGGCTTGCAGGGTTTCGCCGGACTGAGGGCCGGTCACCCGCTCGTACGCCTCGAGCAGCTCCTGGTCGCTCTGCCGTGCCTGGAAGAACTCACCGCGGCCGCGGAGCGCTCCCGCGTTGCCGTTCTTCGCCCAGAGCGCCTCCAGGCGCTCCGGGCCGATCGTCTCGATCATCCCCTTCAAGGACTCCGACATGAGCTCATAGGCCCTGGTGTAGAAGGTCAGGCCCAGGTAGACGATGCCGAGGTGGACGCGGGCGACCAGCACGTCGACATGCTGGGCGCCACTGGCCTCGGTCCACTTCGCGATGTACTGGTTCAGCAGCGCCTCCGCCTGCCGGTAGCTGCCTCGCACGTACAGGTAGCGCACCAAGTCGAGGGCGAACGTGCGCACGGACGGCACCGTGCA
This genomic interval from Nonomuraea helvata contains the following:
- a CDS encoding FxsB family cyclophane-forming radical SAM/SPASM peptide maturase, giving the protein MLGSPDSQPLLTGGFPELLDVEALLAGGWKPLAFQQFILKIHSRCDLACRHCYVYEMADQGWRDQPRRMSDAIADRAIERIAEHATRHDLPEIDVVLHGGEPLLAGPGLISRLVRGIRGAVKTGTRVNVNIQTNAVRLDEEYLRLFESLEIRVGVSMDGYAEGHDRHRRFANGRGSHALVSESLRRLTAGPYHHLFSGILCTVDVRNDPLRTYEALLEHDPPAVDFLLPHGNWATPPPFRVPGSPETPYADWLITVFDRWYDSPVLQTEIRLFREIMRLLMGGHSRAESVGLSPIRMIVIETNGSIEQSDILKSAYHGAPETRLHILRDPLDAALRHPSIVARQIGELALSPDCRRCELVSTCGGGLYAHRYSPDAGFSERSVYCPDLYRLISYIGARCERDLARLRGAG
- a CDS encoding HEXXH motif domain-containing protein, with protein sequence MSPSPHLISRRSFSGLATGEGGAKAVEELCAAQESKHRLLVALLVDEAGAHRHAALVARASEALDEMEADAPEEVGRLLRHPAVGAWALSACRGRADPGRLAAVALAAAVLTRTACRLDVPVGGRIMLPSVGLLSLPGGLPEVAEVSVEPVDGGAELRVGGRTYRVDVAGDRPGWQVLHRVPVAPGVTMTIDDLDPYRWPGDDADGRLSGERRRTWVARLREAWEILGARHRTVASEVAAAVSVLTPVVARTTDQYSASARVTFGTIALSDPIDGLGMALTLAHELQHAKLDALSAVVELTLPDDGRRFYAPWRPDPRPLFSLLHGVYAHAGVAGFWRRHTQDAEHGTRAQVEFAHWREAAYQASRTLLDSDGLTEAGTHFVATLRDTLGRWRAEPVTPAAAAQARLRSEHHREAWVRTNTQV
- the fxsT gene encoding FxSxx-COOH system tetratricopeptide repeat protein; the protein is MSENSHSMAARAPQVWERVPKRNPNFTGRADLLLSLRKSISPVTAVVAQPMALQGLGGVGKTQLAVEYAWQYRTHYDLVWWVSADQPMLVPSSLAAMATALGLPPATSTGVEQAAQSVLRALQSGVPYRSWLVIFDNAEEPDLVKDYIPRGPGHVIITSRNSRWSDYEDTVAVDVFKREESMAFLLKRLGSAMTESEANLVAEVLGDLPLALEQAAALLLRTLMSVDEYVGLVKKRTGAVLSLEKSPTYPQSMTAAWQVSVSQLEDRVPQAVELLRCCAFFGPEPIPRDVFRRGNRAVGPRLGKILSDPIMLTNALSNLERLALVKVEPSTRTLQVHRLNQALLRDETSPEDREELRHEVHMLLAGTAPSDPDDTARWPRFEELAAHLEPSGVIDCTVPSVRTFALDLVRYLYVRGSYRQAEALLNQYIAKWTEASGAQHVDVLVARVHLGIVYLGLTFYTRAYELMSESLKGMIETIGPERLEALWAKNGNAGALRGRGEFFQARQSDQELLEAYERVTGPQSGETLQARNNLAIDYALTSDYDAAGRLLQDVYLQRSSAEGVGRRVLLSTWTNLSRAVRLGGQVQIATDMAEEAYQYGVAQLGDDHPIALLAAKDYAISLRRSGRLPEALELLRDTHTRLERLYGDVHADTMAAALGLSNALRADGDVAEALQLAKRGLDHYPNVFGPDHPFTHACSINLALLTRLNGDPVKARQISERALAGLTERLGADHDYTVSCAINLQNDLAALGRHDEARSLGEENHRRIQAAFGPDHYLSLVCAANLSFDLRATGSEREAERLLADTTRRLDTVLGRDHPETLSVLAGERLHSDFDPPPI